ACAGAAGCCCAGTACGATCAGGCGGTGGAGGAGTGCGCGGAATTAATTGCTGTGCTCAAACATTTCCGTAGGGCCAAGGTGGATGAGAAAGCCGTCATCGATGAATTGGCCGATGTTTCGCTGATGCTTGGGCAATTGATTTACATGTTCGGACCGGAGAAGGTAGAGCGGGCCATTCAGGAAAAAATAATGAAGCTGAAGGTGCTTCTTGATGCCGACTGAGGTGAATGGAAGAGAAAGAAAGGCCACCTATAAAGCTCATCCTGTTTATGGAAAATCCTCTGTATATCATCGATTCCAGAATCAAATTTCAACATTTTAAGGGCAAGCGAAATGAAGATACGGATAGACCGGATCGAAAGAGACTTCTTCAATATGACCGAATTCGGGAGGCTGGATAACGGAGGCGTCACCAGACTCGCTTTCAGCGAGGCGGATCTCCGTGCCCGAGACTACCTTCGACATTCAATGGAGGCCGCCGGTCTGGAAGTTATGGTGGATGCCGCGGGGAACATGCGCGGTCGGCGCGCAGGAAGAGAATCTCTGCCTGCGGTGATTATGGGATCTCATCTAGACACGGTGCCGAATGGTGGCCATTATGACGGAGTGATAGGGGTTCTTGCCGCTCTGGAAGTGGCAAGGGTAA
This is a stretch of genomic DNA from Desulfuromonas sp. TF. It encodes these proteins:
- a CDS encoding antitoxin codes for the protein MKHDEIYRTALERWGTEAQYDQAVEECAELIAVLKHFRRAKVDEKAVIDELADVSLMLGQLIYMFGPEKVERAIQEKIMKLKVLLDAD